The region atagccaacaactcccgattgccgacatcataattgcgttcagcaggcgaaaatttacgggaaaagaatgcacatggtttcatcaaggaaccaacaggatccctctggaacaaaacggcccctgcgccaatctcagaagcgtcagtctcaacctgaaacggaagagaaacatccggttggcgcaacaccggagcagaagtaaatcgacgtttaagctcctgaaaggcagaaacagccgcagaggaccaattcgccacatcagcgcctttctaaaAAGTtcggccaaagcatcatcattccattttgtcaacacagaccattttctaaatttctgacaatacaattctgccacctcttgaccctgagatagggccaacaaggtcttctcctcttgatccacagaattaggttcatcatattatagtcctaaagcctgaaaaaaggaatctacattaagcaaagccggattcccagattccaggtaaaatgcccaatcctgtggatcaccacgcagcagggaatccccagaggatcgaggtctcaaagcaaaaaacagtttacagttgtttttaaaactcaaaaatttggacctgtcaccaaaaagcaagtcaggagtaggaatcttcggctctaaaacaggagtctgaacaatataatcagaaattccctgtaccctaacagcaagctggtctacacgagaagctaattcttgaacatccatgctaacacaagactccttagccacccagagaaaaagagggaagaaaaggcaaagcaaactgcagaaaaaaaaatgactcaacacctttattcccttcttctgagatgcatttaactcatagttggccagttgtacggtgactttggagccgcatgaactttctctggagtaggtggaaactgtactgaccgcaaaacctgaactaacaccgcaactagaagtagccgtggggtgtgcctaacaaaccctagacacctcgacacagccggaggactaaatacccctatagatggaaataggaatactaccttgcctcagagcagaaccccaaaggataggcagcccccacgaatattgactgtgagtaggagaggaaggacacacgcaggcagaaaacaggattcagcaaaagaggccactctagctaaatagggaaagataggacagaatactaagcggtcagtattaaaacccttccaaaaatatccacagcagataatacaaaaattccacaatctaactaaagacatggaatgtatatctgccactccagagaatccaacaagactgaaaaaatagtgacacaatctaagctggacaaaaaaacaatgaatagcacagaattattaagcacacagcatgtgtgccacagaaacaaaaccagacacttatctttgctgatttggcagaaggcagaaggaaccaaacaaggaccaaaacctcccagcaaccatggacaactggcaaggactaatgaatcctgcacgcctaaataccccagtcagaactgcaatcagcagatacacctgaccaggactgcaactcaggggcaactgcattacaacctacaaccaccggagggagcccaaaagcagaattcacaacagtccccatcCATTCTGTCCATTAACAAGAGGAAGGGAACCCCATTGCTCAGGTCTGACCAGATTGCAGATTTGaagagcactttaaccccttcatgacccagcctattttgaccttaatgacctggccgttttttgcaattctgaccagtgtccctttatgaggtaataactcaggaacacttcaacgaatcctagcggttctgagattgttttttcgtgacatattgggcttcatgttagtggtaaatttaggtcgataatttttgcgcttatttgtgaaaaaaatggaaatttggctaaacttttgaaaatttcgctattttcaaattttgaatttatattctgttaaacgagagagttatgtgacacaaaatagttaataaataacatttcccacatgtctacttaacatcagcacaattttggaaacaaaaggtTTTTTTGCTATgatattataagggttaaaatttgaccagcgatttctcatttttacaatgaaatttacaaaaccatttttttagggaccacctcacatttgaagtcagtttgaagggtctatatggctgaaaatacccaaaagtgacaccattctaaaaactgcacccctcaacgtgctcaaaaccacattaaagaagtttattaacccttcaggtgcttcacagcagcagaagcaacatggaaggaaaaaatgaacatttaactttttagtcacaaaaatgatcttttagcaacaattttttttattttcccaagggtaaaaagagaaattggacgccaaaagttattgtacaatttgtcctgagtatgccgataccccatatgtgggggggggaccactgtttgggcacacgacagggctcggaagggaaagagcgccatttgactttttcaatgaaaaattggctccaatctttagcggacaccatgtcgcgtttggagagcccctgtgtgcctaaacattggagctcccccacaagtgaccccattttggaaactagaccccacaaggagcttatctagatgcatagtgagcactttgaacccccaggtgcttcacaaattgatctgtaaaaatgaaaaggtacttttttttcacaaaaaaattcttttagcctcaatttgttcatttccacatgggcaacaggatataatggatcctaaaatgtattgggcaatttctcctgagttcaccgatacctcatatgtgggggtaaaccactgtttgagtgcacggcagggctcggaagggaaggagcgccatttgactttttgaatgaaaaattagctccaatcgttagcggacaccatgtctcgtttggacggcccctgtttgcctaaacattggagctcccccacatgtgaccccattttggaaactagacctcccgtggaactaatctagatgtgtggtgaccactttaaatccccaagtgcttcacagaagtttataacgcagagccgtgaaaatgaaaaatcatttttctttcctcaaaaattattttttagcccgcaatttttttccacaagagtaacaggagaaattggaccccaaaagttgttgtccagtttatcctgagtacgctgataccccatatgtgggggggaaccactgtttgggcacacgtcggggctcggaagggaagtagtgacgttttggaatggagactttgatggaatggtctgcggtcatcatgttacgtttgcagagcccctgatgtgcctaaacagtagaaaccccccacaagtgaccccattttggaaactagatcccccaaagaacttatctagatatgtggtgagcactttttacccccaagtgcttcacagaagtttacaacgcagagccgtgaaaataaaaaatcatttttctttcctcaaaaatgttttagcaagcaattttttattttcgcaagggtaacaggagaaattcaaccccaatagttgttgcccagtttgtcctgagtatgctggtaccacatatgtcggggtataccacagtttgggcgcacgtcggggctcggaagggagggagcaccatttgactttttgaacgcaagattggctggaatcaatggtggcgccatgttgcatatggagacccctgatgtgcctaaacagtggaaacccctcaattctaactccaacactaacccccacacacccctaaccctaatcccaactgtagccataaccctaatcacaaccctaaccccaacacacccctaacccaactctaaccacaaccctaaccccaacacacccctaaccacaagcctaatcttaaccctatttccaaccctagccctaattccaaccctaactaattccaaccctaaccctaaggctatgtgcccacgttgcggattcgtgtgagatttttccgcaccattttttaaaaatccgcaggtaaaaggcactgcgttttacctgcagatttaccgtggatttccagtgttttttgtgcggatttcacctgcggattcctattgaggaacaggtgtaaaacgctgcggaatccgcacaaagaattgacatgctgcggaaaatacaaggcagcgtttccgcacgatattttccgcaccatgggcacagtggattttgttttccataggtttacatggtactgtaaacttgatggaaaactgctacgaatccgcagcggccaatccgctgcggattcgcatccaaatccgcaccgtgtgcacatagcctaattctaagggtatgcgcacgcgctgcggatccgcagcgtttccgcagctgcgggtccgcagcagtttcccatgagtttacagttcaatgtaaacctatgggaaacaaaaaacgctgtgcacatgctgcagaaaaaactgcgcggaaacgcagcggtttacattccgcagcatgtcacttctttctgcggattccgtagcggttttacagctgctcctatagaaaaccgcagttggaaaaccgcagtgaaatccgcagaaaaactgcggtaaatccgcagcgagtttgcactgcggatttatcaaatccgctgcggaaaaatccgcagaggaccagaatacgtgtgcacatagctgttgtgaattccgttcttgggctccctcctgtggttatgaatggtacttttgtgggttctgcccttgggctccctctggtggtttcgagtggaactgctgctccttgagtttggctgtagcagctgctttcattaatcggctcccctggccttgctatttaacttggctctggtctgtagttcatgccagctgtcaatgttctctgggttggattcagatctctccttggatttctctgatggcctgtccatttcagcataagataagttcttgctagttctttggttgttcctttgctttgaACAATTATTGTATGTAGGGGTGCACTCTCGCTGTATAAAGAAAAATAAGAAACAAGAAAAAGTGTGCAGAGCCAAGTCCAATGCATGAAATATGGAACAAAACAGAGAAAAGAATGGACTATAAATAGGCCCGCACAACTAAATATAGTAGAAAAGTACAATATCATTTATTATTTATTGGAACACCACGACAAAAcaggttaaaagcatttaaaatacaacaccacatacaaaaaaacactccacagaAATAATAGGAAATAAATTCATATGGCCATATAGCTTGTAAGCACAATGAAAAAAGTGTGCATAAGCATATATCCTCAGAGGCTAGCACAGCCAGAAACACACAGCTCCTAAAACTAAAATATTCTGTAGTAACTACACTGGATAGAGCACGAGCCACCTAATGGAGACCTGGCAAGAAATAATACTGAAGTGTGTAGCTTAATAAGATCTGGGCTGCATGCATAAGTGTAAGCATTCAGCTGAATGAAGCGACAGCTGTGCTAGAACCCATACCTAATCCGGCCAAATGATCCTAAGATAGAGTCCATGCCAACATGTCCGGCATCAGGACCAAAAATGGAGTGGGCAGAagaaatcccacgcgtatcgccgccgcagcggcttcctcagggaaagtgaAAGAAGTGGTGATTAATCCACATATATAAACACTAATAATTACCGTCTGGAGTGTAAACAGCTGGACCGCTTGGAAGCAGGAGGCGGAAGTACGGGGGCGTGCGTCAATTAGGTATAGTGAAAAGCATACCGGAAGTAGCAGTAATCTCCATGGAGATAAGTGGCGGCTGCGCAAAACTGACTCACAAATGAGTCACATTGCGCAAGCGTCTAGAAGCAAGAGCGAAGGTGCGCATAGAATGAAATAGAAGACGGACAGAGGGAACAAGAAGAATAAAGGCACAACTTAAGATCAAGTATATATTTTGGTACAATAGCCGGTATGGTAAATAAAGCACCTAAAAGAGAGAACGAATGTTAATAAATGTACATTCCGGTGTacagacggaaaaaaaaaaaaacacatgcccaTGTAGATGTGTGGACCAAATATGACATGCAGGAATAAACATACATATCACGGTCCCATAAATACAACCTCCCACCAAAACAAACAGCTCCGCTGGTATCGACAAATAAAAGCTCGATAGCCAGTAAAGATGCAAAAAataatataataccgccatacacatATCAAATCGCAAAACAGATATTTCTTCACCGCTGAATGTCCATTTGGGGAAGCAAACGCATGTTATAGTACTGAAGTAGTCCACAAGAGCACACCACATGAGGTGCTCCAACGACCTCTACATTTTCTGCGGCGACGCCATCCGGCTTGAATGCCCACAAAGGGTACCATTAACAATCAGGTCATGTACAAATAAAGCCCGACGAATCCAATGTCCGATCCGGATCCGAATGACACGAAGTCCTGGTGGGTAAAATGGATTCCCATAAGGATACGAAAAAACAGACCAAAATATCAGATTGTAGCAGGTTCTTCCTTGCGTCTCCATAGAGATCCACAGGAGGTCCAATAGTGGTACTTCCATTTTCCAAATCATACAAAGGTTATAGCATAACCATGTGGACAGATCGCAACCATGTGGAAACTACAAGAATAACAAAAAGAGGATTATTATCCAAAAATATACAATAAAACCTCAAAGAGAACATGTACGTATGGAAAGGTGGATATAGAGCATTCCATTTGTTGGTCATCAACCTAGGAATCCCGTAAAGAGAAGCTCCTCATTCAATCCGAATGGGGCTACCGTTTGTAATTGGAAAATCCACCTGGATTCGACCTGTAACAAGATCCTACGCTTGTCCCCTCCTCTTTCATTATGACTCAGTTTATGCAGGCCCACAACCCAAAGACCAGAAGAAGTGCCCCCATGATGCGCCAGGAAATGTTCAGCCACTGGAGTAAGGGCCTTACCCTTCCTGGAGTCAGAAGCCGCTAAGTGTATTGTAGAAATATGTTTCTGGACCCGTTTTCTGAGTTCTTGTGACGTCTGTCCAACATACAATAGCTTGCAGGGACAGATAAGAGCATAGATCACGTTCCTCGATTTACAATTAATATAAGCCTTGAGTGAATGTCTACTCAAACGGATGGGATGGATAAAAGCATCTCGCGTCACAgccatgtggggacagatgttacagtccccacatggaaaAGAACCCCTAAGGACAACGCCCCTGTTCAATCTTGTTGTAGGTCTTTGGAAATGACTTTTGGTGAGAAGATCTCTTAAATTTGGTGCTCGCCTGGCCACCATAAGGGGTCTCTCACTGGTGATGTCTGCCGTTTGAGGATCTATTCGTAAAATCTGCCAATGTTTAGATAAAATACTACTGACCTGTGTCCAACCACTGTTGTAGTCTGTGATGAACCTAGTTTGTGTATCCTGACACCGTCTCCTAGGGGACAGGAGTGATCTCTGGTCCTGGTTCCTTGCCCTTTGATAGGCCATAGAGATAATACGTTTCGGGTAACCCCTCTGCTGGAAGCGGTCCGTAAGGTCCCGAGCTTGAACCGAAAAATCACAGTCACGAGTACAGTTACGCCTGACACGTAAGAACTGTCCTGTGGGAACACCCACCTTAGTATGCCAGGGATGAAAGCTTGTAAACTCCAGAAGCGAGTTTGTTGCTGTCGGCTTACGATATAGATCCGTTGCCAGACCATTCCCATGGGAGAAGATCCTCAGATCCAAGAATGTAATCTCACTGGCAGAGAAAGAATAGGTGAGGTAGATATTGTAGGGATTAGAGTTTAGAGTATTGAAAAACTCAACACAATCTTCTTCCGTCCCCTTCCACAAAATAAAGATGTCATCTATGAAGCGAAGCCAGGCGTGGACATGGGTCGCAAATGCTGGTAATGGGTATACAAActtttcctcccaccagccaagaAAGGTGTTTGCGTAGGCTGGTGCACATTtagcgcccatcgccacgcctgacTTCTGCAGATAGTATACcctatcaaaaagaaaaaaattatgatgAAGCACAAATGTCAGCAAATCGAGCAGGAAAGAGTCATGGCCCCTATCTATAGAGCTATTTTGGTCCAAGAAATGCGTCACCGCCTCAATCCCCTCTTTATGTCCGATATTAGAATATAGCGATTCTACGTCACATGTAATTAGGAGAAAATTCTCCGGAAGTTCAATGTGCCCACATAAATCAATAAAATGTGCGGAATCACGGACAAATGAGGGGAGAGATGAGGCAATCGGCTGAAGGAAAAAATCCAGGTACTCACCTGCCCTTTCACACATACTGCCAACG is a window of Ranitomeya variabilis isolate aRanVar5 chromosome 2, aRanVar5.hap1, whole genome shotgun sequence DNA encoding:
- the LOC143808889 gene encoding uncharacterized protein LOC143808889 isoform X3 yields the protein MALQVINLSNHNLTLVELSVLQKGLSFVPTHSVDKFTLIKDLYLLCRKLTFQVMYNKPDVLHTMSLDERRTFQDLLELLEENESGLDRRRFPHRNKSLRTPSFSLVPAIKIFFEVVKRDILSMPIRLLCRALQLSIITQQEKQYLWVANPVTATFYMLPKIHKDSQRPPGRPIVSSVGSMCERAGEYLDFFLQPIASSLPSFVRDSAHFIDLCGHIELPENFLLITCDVESLYSNIGHKEGIEAVTHFLDQNSSIDRGHDSFLLDLLTFVLHHNFFLFDRVYYLQKSGVAMGAKCAPAYANTFLGWWEEKFVYPLPAFATHVHAWLRFIDDIFILWKGTEEDCVEFFNTLNSNPYNIYLTYSFSASEITFLDLRIFSHGNGLATDLYRKPTATNSLLEFTSFHPWHTKLGTLRTASSRGVTRNVLSLWPIKGQGTRTRDHSCPLGDGVRIHKLGSSQTTTVVGHSFHMVAICPHGYAITFV
- the LOC143808889 gene encoding uncharacterized protein LOC143808889 isoform X2, whose translation is MYNKPDVLHTMSLDERRTFQDLLELLEENESGLDRRRFPHRNKSLRTPSFSLVPAIKIFFEVVKRDILSMPIRLLCRALQLSIITQQEKQYLWVANPVTATFYMLPKIHKDSQRPPGRPIVSSVGSMCERAGEYLDFFLQPIASSLPSFVRDSAHFIDLCGHIELPENFLLITCDVESLYSNIGHKEGIEAVTHFLDQNSSIDRGHDSFLLDLLTFVLHHNFFLFDRVYYLQKSGVAMGAKCAPAYANTFLGWWEEKFVYPLPAFATHVHAWLRFIDDIFILWKGTEEDCVEFFNTLNSNPYNIYLTYSFSASEITFLDLRIFSHGNGLATDLYRKPTATNSLLEFTSFHPWHTKVGVPTGQFLRVRRNCTRDCDFSVQARDLTDRFQQRGYPKRIISMAYQRARNQDQRSLLSPRRRCQDTQTRFITDYNSGWTQVSSILSKHWQILRIDPQTADITSERPLMVARRAPNLRDLLTKSHFQRPTTRLNRGVVLRGSFPCGDCNICPHMAVTRDAFIHPIRLSRHSLKAYINCKSRNVIYALICPCKLLYVGQTSQELRKRVQKHISTIHLAASDSRKGKALTPVAEHFLAHHGGTSSGLWVVGLHKLSHNERGGDKRRILLQVESRWIFQLQTVAPFGLNEELLFTGFLG
- the LOC143808889 gene encoding uncharacterized protein LOC143808889 isoform X1, yielding MALQVINLSNHNLTLVELSVLQKGLSFVPTHSVDKFTLIKDLYLLCRKLTFQVMYNKPDVLHTMSLDERRTFQDLLELLEENESGLDRRRFPHRNKSLRTPSFSLVPAIKIFFEVVKRDILSMPIRLLCRALQLSIITQQEKQYLWVANPVTATFYMLPKIHKDSQRPPGRPIVSSVGSMCERAGEYLDFFLQPIASSLPSFVRDSAHFIDLCGHIELPENFLLITCDVESLYSNIGHKEGIEAVTHFLDQNSSIDRGHDSFLLDLLTFVLHHNFFLFDRVYYLQKSGVAMGAKCAPAYANTFLGWWEEKFVYPLPAFATHVHAWLRFIDDIFILWKGTEEDCVEFFNTLNSNPYNIYLTYSFSASEITFLDLRIFSHGNGLATDLYRKPTATNSLLEFTSFHPWHTKVGVPTGQFLRVRRNCTRDCDFSVQARDLTDRFQQRGYPKRIISMAYQRARNQDQRSLLSPRRRCQDTQTRFITDYNSGWTQVSSILSKHWQILRIDPQTADITSERPLMVARRAPNLRDLLTKSHFQRPTTRLNRGVVLRGSFPCGDCNICPHMAVTRDAFIHPIRLSRHSLKAYINCKSRNVIYALICPCKLLYVGQTSQELRKRVQKHISTIHLAASDSRKGKALTPVAEHFLAHHGGTSSGLWVVGLHKLSHNERGGDKRRILLQVESRWIFQLQTVAPFGLNEELLFTGFLG